The genomic stretch GATCAGTCCCGCGACATGCCCGACAAGCACGTCACCGGATTCAGGCAGCCCGCACAGCTCCGCGCGCACCCGCGCAACGACATCGGTATAACGAGGGCTGCCAGTCACGCCCCGCCCCGCCCCGCCGCGCCCATCGACCATGGCTCGAGCCGCCGCGCTCATGCCGGCACCGCCAAGTCCTGGCGGGGCTGGCCGGCGATGATGCCCAGGACATCCATCGCGTCCCGCCGTGCCTTGCCCCGATCCGGAACCCAGATGCCGGCAATGACTCCGTAGATCAACCCGGACTCGTCGTCCAGCGCCTCTTGAGCGCACGACCGCCGCGCCGGGCAACCGCGGCAGACGCTAGCGAGGACCGCCAGCTGCGGTCGGTGCGGCTTCCGCTCGGGCGCCCACATCTCCGGGGCCCCGCCCAGCACGCAGAGCCCCTCGCCCATCGCCGCGCTCATCGCCACGCCCCCAACGCCGACGCCCCCGCAAGCGCCTCATCAGGCCGGCGGCATTCATCGCACGCCGTCTCCCCCGGTAGGCATGCGGCTCC from Mycobacterium sp. HUMS_12744610 encodes the following:
- a CDS encoding WhiB family transcriptional regulator gives rise to the protein MSAAMGEGLCVLGGAPEMWAPERKPHRPQLAVLASVCRGCPARRSCAQEALDDESGLIYGVIAGIWVPDRGKARRDAMDVLGIIAGQPRQDLAVPA